A region from the Volucribacter amazonae genome encodes:
- a CDS encoding nitrate reductase cytochrome c-type subunit: MIKKTMLILTALFASNLLANEGNIGHSLQDSPENVTPGFNMPKKESELAPLNYVNQPPMIPHAVKGYQISKNVNQCLMCHSVEGSRVTGATRISPTHFADRDGNIVAGQTAPRRYFCLHCHVSQSDVEPIVPNDFQPMPGYGK; encoded by the coding sequence ATGATTAAAAAAACAATGCTAATTTTGACCGCACTTTTTGCTAGCAACTTGTTGGCAAATGAGGGAAATATTGGTCATTCTTTACAAGATAGTCCTGAAAATGTAACACCGGGCTTTAATATGCCCAAAAAAGAAAGTGAACTCGCCCCTTTGAATTATGTCAATCAACCGCCAATGATTCCACATGCGGTAAAGGGGTATCAAATTAGCAAAAATGTTAATCAATGCTTAATGTGTCATAGTGTGGAAGGTTCAAGGGTAACAGGGGCAACCCGCATTAGCCCAACTCATTTTGCGGATCGTGATGGCAATATTGTGGCAGGACAAACCGCACCACGCCGTTATTTCTGTTTACATTGCCATGTTTCGCAATCTGATGTTGAACCTATTGTACCTAATGACTTCCAACCAATGCCGGGTTATGGCAAATAA